From the genome of Geminocystis herdmanii PCC 6308, one region includes:
- a CDS encoding O-antigen ligase family protein, which translates to MFLQFDRTAPDFSLKLLFISLLILPFQTFFGILLLFFIICKAWQNNYSSIVHDKLTYYFMGLTGLIIISCFFAYNVAEAWLGIIHLIPFFFMFLALKSIITNYSHLYYIILPIIFNSIIINFLGIGEVKLGWQTPLFIYKTLGWQLIAYGTPEGRMSSVFPHANPLSLYLVTALFFGLALLVERWKNNQYGKINIILFLTIILNIIGLILTSSRNGWIITLCGFLVFAFYFRWYFLLILLTVSSALISWASFGNLPLQSLVRKIIPSFLWARLSDEMYPDRPLSTLRSTQWDFCLDLINNRPFFGWGLRNFSILYEEKTATYLGHPHNFFLMMSAETGLITTIVMIVIIGKILWEGIVSLIKSKSEKKEGILLLSYIVIFCGYGIFNLFDVSLFDLRLNILAWVILASISGVSNNEKNYSISK; encoded by the coding sequence ATGTTTTTACAATTCGATCGAACCGCTCCAGATTTTTCATTAAAGCTATTATTTATTAGTCTCTTAATTTTACCTTTTCAAACATTTTTCGGTATTTTACTTCTATTTTTTATTATTTGTAAAGCATGGCAAAATAATTATAGCTCGATCGTCCATGACAAGTTAACTTATTATTTTATGGGTTTAACAGGATTAATCATAATTTCTTGTTTTTTTGCCTATAATGTAGCGGAGGCTTGGTTAGGAATTATCCATTTAATTCCGTTTTTTTTCATGTTTTTAGCCCTGAAAAGTATTATAACTAATTATAGTCATTTATATTATATAATACTGCCAATTATTTTTAATTCAATTATCATCAATTTTTTAGGGATTGGAGAAGTAAAATTAGGTTGGCAAACACCACTTTTTATCTATAAAACGTTGGGATGGCAATTAATCGCCTATGGCACACCCGAAGGGCGGATGTCTTCAGTTTTTCCCCATGCAAATCCATTGAGTTTATACTTAGTTACCGCTTTATTTTTTGGATTAGCTTTATTAGTTGAGAGATGGAAAAATAATCAATATGGCAAGATAAATATTATTTTATTTTTAACTATTATACTAAATATTATCGGCTTAATTTTAACCAGTTCTCGTAATGGGTGGATTATCACTTTATGCGGTTTTTTAGTCTTTGCTTTTTATTTTCGTTGGTATTTTCTCTTAATATTATTAACCGTGAGTAGTGCCTTAATCAGCTGGGCATCTTTTGGTAATTTACCTCTACAATCTTTAGTAAGAAAAATCATTCCTAGTTTTTTATGGGCAAGATTATCCGATGAAATGTATCCCGATCGACCCTTATCTACGCTAAGATCAACACAATGGGATTTTTGTCTTGATTTGATCAATAATCGACCTTTTTTTGGATGGGGATTAAGAAATTTTAGCATTTTATACGAAGAAAAAACAGCTACTTATTTAGGGCATCCTCATAACTTTTTTTTGATGATGAGTGCAGAAACTGGATTAATTACTACGATCGTAATGATAGTGATTATTGGTAAAATTTTGTGGGAAGGAATCGTTAGTTTAATTAAGAGTAAATCAGAGAAAAAAGAGGGTATTCTTTTATTAAGTTATATTGTTATTTTTTGTGGTTATGGTATTTTTAATTTATTCGATGTCAGTCTTTTTGATTTAAGGTTAAATATTTTAGCTTGGGTAATTCTTGCATCTATTTCTGGGGTTAGTAATAATGAAAAAAATTACAGTATATCTAAATAG
- a CDS encoding MogA/MoaB family molybdenum cofactor biosynthesis protein — translation MVIPHENSDIKSVNCAVITVSDTRTFDTDISGKIAQEMLIDARHKVIHYEIIKDEPKQIKSLLINLASNQLLNCVIFTGGTGISSRDNTYDIISQMLEKTLSGFGEIFRYLSYQEIGSRSMASRATAGLYNGKIVFSLPGSSNAVKLGLEKLIIPELTHLVTEINKG, via the coding sequence ATGGTTATTCCTCATGAAAATTCTGACATAAAAAGCGTTAATTGTGCGGTGATAACTGTTAGTGATACTCGCACTTTTGATACAGATATTAGTGGTAAAATTGCTCAAGAAATGTTGATAGATGCCCGTCATAAAGTTATTCATTATGAGATTATTAAAGATGAACCTAAACAGATAAAATCTTTACTAATTAATTTAGCATCTAATCAACTATTAAATTGTGTCATTTTTACAGGAGGAACGGGGATTTCTTCTAGGGATAATACCTATGATATAATCAGTCAAATGTTAGAAAAAACTTTGTCTGGTTTTGGGGAGATTTTTCGCTATTTAAGTTATCAAGAAATTGGCTCTCGATCGATGGCTTCCAGAGCAACCGCAGGATTGTATAATGGTAAAATAGTTTTTTCTTTGCCCGGTTCTAGTAATGCTGTTAAACTAGGTTTAGAAAAATTGATTATTCCTGAATTAACTCATTTAGTTACTGAAATAAATAAAGGTTAA
- a CDS encoding cofactor assembly of complex C subunit B, which translates to MISTFLLTLLLMIGLFFFIRGSIKDRTEIVTISCEDSQDNILSYLRDYFQNRSYKVSSIEPETNKVSLEGFVSPSIFLAVFLSFLAGCGLFCFALVLSMLFDTETYLFIWLLIFCPLAGFFYWKGAGRIEKIVFRLDNNNSSTDTLITIQAHRDELIQLQSNFPFNYSVKEG; encoded by the coding sequence ATGATTTCTACATTTTTACTTACTCTTTTATTAATGATTGGTTTGTTTTTTTTCATCAGAGGAAGCATCAAAGATCGTACTGAAATTGTTACTATTTCTTGTGAAGATAGTCAAGATAATATATTAAGTTATTTAAGGGATTATTTTCAAAATCGCTCCTATAAAGTAAGCTCGATCGAGCCTGAAACAAATAAAGTTAGTTTGGAGGGTTTTGTTTCTCCTAGCATCTTTTTAGCGGTTTTTTTGAGTTTTTTAGCTGGTTGTGGATTATTCTGTTTTGCGTTAGTTTTATCGATGTTATTTGACACCGAAACCTATCTATTTATTTGGTTATTAATTTTTTGTCCTTTAGCCGGTTTTTTTTACTGGAAAGGTGCAGGAAGAATCGAAAAAATAGTCTTTCGTTTAGATAATAATAATTCATCTACAGATACTTTAATTACGATTCAAGCTCATCGTGATGAGTTAATACAATTACAGAGTAATTTTCCTTTTAATTATTCTGTTAAAGAAGGTTAA
- the ppk1 gene encoding polyphosphate kinase 1, which translates to MKDQTINLKNPQYYFNREFSWLEFNYRVLQEALNEKTLLLERLKFTAIFSANLDEFFMVRVAALKRQIEAEVTKLTPDGRTPLQQIKEINQRLRPLVKQQVENFEYNLKKELINHGIHLINFVDLNQEQRNYLHQYFDNNIFPVLTPLAVDPSHPFPHMSNLSLNLAVLVKNPDTGAELFARVKVPKTLPRFVTFPAELQQAGNTDENMLWVGVPLEQVMAHHLESLFPGMNVQECHNFRLTRDADLGVQEDEADDLLLAIQQELRKRRFAGSAVRLEIHPSMPDTMKEMLMQGLGLEDMDIYEIDGLLGLSDLFALTGLPLPHLKDAPWNGIIPPPFDQFQKLEMATENDDDNNVSEEFFAMIRKGDLMLHHPYHSFTATVQQFITQAAHDRNVMAIKMTLYRTSGDSPIIKALIDAAENGKQVVALVELKARFDEENNILWARKLEKAGVHVVYGLVGLKTHTKVILVVRKEKEKIRRYVHIGTGNYNPKTAKLYTDLGLISCREDLGADLTDLFNFLTGYSKQKVFRKLLVAPVTMRDRMIAMIEREAEHCRNGSTGRIVAKMNSLVDVPVIQALYKASQAGVKIDLILRGICSLRPNVEGISDNIRVISIIGRFLEHSRIFYFHNNSDEEIYIGSADWMGRNLSRRVEAITPIDDRNLLKQLQEILGIMLSDNQQSWELQSDGSYIRRQCKPEEKPINTHQILMDMAMESVSNN; encoded by the coding sequence ATGAAAGATCAAACCATTAATTTAAAAAATCCTCAGTATTATTTTAATAGAGAATTCAGTTGGTTAGAGTTCAACTATCGAGTATTACAAGAAGCCTTAAACGAAAAAACCTTACTCTTAGAAAGATTAAAATTTACTGCTATTTTTAGTGCGAATTTAGATGAATTTTTTATGGTAAGAGTTGCCGCTTTAAAACGTCAAATAGAAGCGGAAGTAACAAAATTAACCCCTGATGGTAGAACTCCATTACAACAAATTAAAGAAATTAATCAAAGATTACGCCCCTTAGTAAAACAGCAAGTAGAAAACTTTGAATATAACCTCAAAAAAGAGTTAATTAATCATGGAATACACCTCATTAATTTTGTTGACTTAAATCAAGAACAACGAAATTATTTACATCAATATTTTGATAATAACATCTTTCCTGTACTTACTCCCCTTGCCGTTGATCCTAGTCATCCTTTCCCCCATATGTCTAATTTGAGCTTAAATTTAGCCGTATTAGTCAAAAATCCTGATACGGGGGCAGAATTATTCGCTAGAGTCAAAGTACCTAAGACACTCCCCCGTTTTGTCACTTTTCCTGCTGAATTACAACAAGCTGGAAATACAGATGAGAATATGCTCTGGGTTGGTGTACCCCTTGAACAAGTGATGGCACATCACTTAGAATCCTTATTTCCGGGCATGAACGTGCAAGAATGCCATAATTTTCGTTTGACAAGGGATGCGGATTTAGGGGTACAAGAAGACGAAGCAGACGATTTATTATTAGCAATACAACAAGAACTACGAAAACGCCGTTTTGCAGGTTCGGCAGTACGCTTAGAGATTCATCCCTCCATGCCTGACACCATGAAAGAAATGTTGATGCAAGGCTTGGGTTTAGAGGATATGGATATTTACGAAATCGATGGTTTATTGGGTTTAAGTGATTTATTTGCTTTGACTGGTTTACCCTTGCCACATTTAAAAGATGCCCCTTGGAATGGCATTATACCTCCTCCTTTTGATCAATTTCAAAAGTTGGAAATGGCGACAGAAAATGACGATGACAACAATGTCAGTGAGGAATTTTTTGCCATGATTCGCAAAGGGGATTTAATGCTACATCATCCCTATCACTCTTTTACCGCTACTGTACAACAGTTTATCACTCAAGCAGCGCACGATCGAAATGTCATGGCGATAAAAATGACGCTGTATCGTACTTCGGGGGATTCTCCTATTATCAAAGCCTTGATTGATGCCGCCGAAAATGGTAAACAAGTAGTGGCATTAGTCGAATTAAAAGCTCGTTTTGATGAAGAAAATAACATTCTTTGGGCGAGAAAATTAGAAAAAGCGGGAGTCCATGTTGTTTATGGTTTAGTCGGTTTAAAAACCCATACTAAAGTTATTTTAGTGGTGCGAAAAGAAAAAGAGAAAATTCGCCGTTATGTCCATATAGGTACTGGAAATTACAATCCAAAAACAGCTAAACTTTATACTGATTTAGGTTTAATTAGTTGTCGGGAAGATTTAGGGGCGGATTTAACGGATTTATTTAATTTTTTGACAGGTTATTCTAAACAAAAAGTATTCCGTAAACTCTTGGTTGCACCTGTAACTATGCGCGATCGAATGATTGCGATGATTGAAAGAGAAGCCGAACATTGTCGTAATGGTAGTACGGGGAGAATTGTGGCAAAAATGAACTCTTTAGTCGATGTACCTGTGATTCAAGCCTTATATAAAGCATCTCAAGCGGGGGTAAAAATAGACTTAATTTTGAGAGGAATTTGTAGCCTAAGACCAAATGTTGAAGGTATCAGCGATAATATTAGAGTAATTAGTATTATCGGTCGTTTTCTCGAACATTCTCGGATTTTCTATTTCCATAATAACAGTGACGAGGAAATTTATATCGGTAGTGCGGATTGGATGGGAAGGAATCTCTCTCGTCGAGTGGAAGCCATTACTCCCATTGACGATCGAAATTTGCTCAAACAATTACAAGAAATTCTCGGAATTATGTTGTCTGACAATCAACAATCTTGGGAATTACAAAGCGATGGTAGTTATATTCGCCGTCAATGTAAACCCGAAGAAAAACCCATCAATACCCATCAAATTTTAATGGATATGGCGATGGAATCTGTCAGTAATAATTAA
- the psb28 gene encoding photosystem II reaction center protein Psb28 yields the protein MAQIEFARGIIEESIPDVKLTRSRDGSNGTATFRFESSKVLESGNNQEVTGMYLIDEEGELVTREVKCKFINGEPKAIEAIYLIKSSQEWDRFMRFMERYAQEHDLGFTKSE from the coding sequence ATGGCTCAAATTGAATTTGCTAGAGGCATCATCGAAGAATCTATCCCTGATGTTAAATTAACTCGCTCTCGTGACGGTAGTAACGGCACCGCAACATTTCGTTTTGAAAGTTCAAAGGTACTAGAAAGCGGTAATAATCAAGAAGTTACAGGAATGTATTTGATTGATGAAGAAGGGGAATTGGTCACTCGTGAGGTAAAATGTAAATTTATCAACGGTGAACCTAAAGCGATCGAAGCCATTTATTTGATAAAATCTTCTCAAGAATGGGATAGATTTATGCGTTTTATGGAACGCTACGCTCAAGAACATGATTTAGGTTTTACTAAATCCGAATAG
- the radC gene encoding RadC family protein → MVYNLRIADLPLSERPRERLLELGARNLSSAELIAILLGTGQGKGKLSAVGLAQYILTQLSENKRDPLDVLREISPLELMAIQGIGPAKATTILAGVELGKRTFQFRPSAKAIIDSPTAAAAAFSHELMWQCQERFAVLLLDTKHSLISTQVITIGIATETLIHPRELFREAIRHSATNIIIAHNHPSGNLEPSIEDLTLTEQLLQCAKIVGIPILDHLIIGNGDYRSIRQNSTLWEQDN, encoded by the coding sequence ATGGTTTATAATCTCAGAATTGCCGATTTACCTTTAAGCGAACGCCCTAGAGAAAGATTATTAGAGCTAGGGGCTAGAAATTTAAGCTCTGCGGAGTTAATCGCCATTTTATTGGGTACAGGGCAGGGAAAAGGCAAATTATCCGCCGTAGGATTAGCCCAATATATCCTTACTCAACTCAGCGAAAATAAACGAGACCCCTTAGATGTATTGCGAGAAATTTCACCCTTAGAATTAATGGCAATTCAGGGAATAGGACCGGCTAAAGCCACTACAATATTAGCAGGAGTAGAGTTAGGAAAACGCACCTTTCAATTTCGCCCCTCTGCTAAAGCTATCATCGACAGCCCAACGGCTGCAGCGGCGGCTTTTAGTCATGAATTGATGTGGCAGTGTCAAGAACGTTTTGCTGTATTGCTATTAGATACGAAACATAGCTTAATTAGTACCCAAGTTATCACCATCGGCATTGCTACGGAAACCCTTATTCATCCACGGGAATTATTCCGGGAAGCCATAAGACATTCTGCCACAAACATAATTATTGCCCATAACCATCCTTCAGGTAATCTTGAACCTTCGATCGAAGATTTAACCTTAACCGAACAATTATTGCAATGTGCCAAAATAGTTGGTATTCCCATTCTCGATCATTTGATTATCGGCAATGGTGATTATCGCAGTATTCGTCAAAATAGTACCCTTTGGGAGCAAGACAATTAA
- a CDS encoding energy-coupling factor ABC transporter ATP-binding protein has product MTAIYINNLCFQYNNKKIFDNLSLTVQDKSKVGLIGANGAGKTTLFLSICGVLSPHQGEIKLFDKKIISHNFYPEIGLIFQNPDDQLFCPTVKDDIIFGAENLGFSPDIIEKKLQEVLHATGIEHLQNRIPHELSGGEKCMVAIASVLIMNPQIILYDEPSANLDLKARRRLINFLQSSSQTILISSHDLELILEVCDRVLVMNQGKIVADGNPREIMSNDDLMRENNLEIPPSLAR; this is encoded by the coding sequence ATGACAGCTATATATATAAACAATTTGTGTTTTCAATACAATAATAAAAAAATATTTGATAATTTATCATTAACGGTGCAGGATAAAAGTAAGGTAGGTTTAATTGGTGCAAATGGTGCAGGAAAAACTACGTTATTTTTGTCTATTTGTGGTGTTTTAAGTCCCCATCAAGGGGAAATTAAATTGTTTGATAAAAAGATTATTTCTCATAATTTTTACCCTGAAATTGGTTTAATTTTTCAAAATCCTGATGATCAATTATTTTGTCCAACAGTTAAAGATGATATTATTTTTGGTGCTGAAAATTTAGGTTTTTCTCCTGACATAATCGAAAAAAAATTGCAGGAAGTTTTACACGCAACAGGTATCGAACATTTACAAAATAGAATCCCCCATGAGTTATCAGGAGGAGAAAAATGTATGGTTGCGATCGCTTCTGTATTAATTATGAATCCTCAAATTATTTTATATGATGAGCCTAGTGCTAATTTAGACTTAAAAGCAAGGCGTAGATTAATCAATTTTTTACAATCTTCTTCCCAAACAATTTTAATATCTTCCCATGATTTGGAGTTAATTTTGGAGGTGTGCGATCGAGTTTTAGTAATGAATCAAGGTAAAATAGTAGCCGATGGCAACCCTAGGGAAATTATGAGTAATGATGATTTAATGAGGGAAAATAACCTAGAAATTCCTCCTTCTTTAGCTAGATAA
- a CDS encoding helicase C-terminal domain-containing protein: protein MLEVEVHSELRNFLRQKSQFSWIHHLTMARMVARGLRLGRSTIIQTGANYNQYYPSYLTPALLSANSLIIVATKEIQQLLVKEKIPCLQQWLDTDKFVTTNYQQNTVKKSTLYVITYEDWLDLVMNNLVENEMVTIIEEAENLPDIITEYLTLEITSQDWYNLQLFFPQHQDFIREKLAKLTKLIYSHPSNPYNSYLLEEEEIIIIEELCNLVKEKTSYDQVLAKFIYLSQALSQNDQYINYFTMDRSKGSFTLKSSPLELKSLINHIWQNRALILLSSYLEPDKYPVDYSQYLGLKLDDVTCLKFSPDGQNQNLNLYFPSNFPFPNNPQFQSKVIQEILALVNSIKINHHPIIIIIDDVPLQGQITSNLAGYFGSRVQLNSLNIGKNSILVCDIKFWLNYQAQILTPILLIFATLPIPSLENPLIAAQVTHYKNQKKDWFRLFLLPSAIKILQQSTMSIRKNQGIIALLDNRVNYRSYGINILRSLEPYAKINYIDIYSAG, encoded by the coding sequence ATGTTAGAAGTCGAAGTACATTCGGAGTTACGAAATTTTTTACGTCAAAAATCGCAGTTTAGTTGGATACATCATCTAACTATGGCGAGAATGGTGGCTCGTGGGTTAAGATTAGGTCGATCGACTATCATTCAAACTGGGGCAAATTATAACCAATATTATCCTAGTTATTTAACTCCAGCTTTATTGTCAGCAAATTCTCTGATTATCGTAGCGACAAAAGAGATTCAACAGCTATTGGTTAAGGAAAAAATACCCTGTTTACAGCAATGGTTAGATACCGATAAATTTGTTACGACTAACTATCAACAAAACACGGTAAAAAAATCTACCTTATATGTAATTACCTATGAGGATTGGTTAGACTTAGTGATGAATAATTTAGTAGAGAATGAAATGGTTACTATTATTGAAGAAGCGGAAAATTTACCTGATATTATCACTGAATATTTAACCCTAGAAATTACCTCTCAAGATTGGTATAATTTACAGTTATTTTTTCCTCAACATCAAGATTTTATTAGGGAAAAGTTAGCTAAATTAACAAAACTCATTTATTCTCATCCTTCTAATCCTTATAATAGCTATTTGTTAGAGGAAGAAGAAATTATTATCATTGAAGAATTATGTAATTTAGTCAAGGAAAAAACATCCTATGATCAAGTTTTAGCAAAATTTATTTATTTATCTCAAGCATTGTCACAAAATGATCAGTATATCAACTATTTTACTATGGATCGATCGAAAGGTTCTTTTACCCTTAAATCATCCCCTTTAGAATTAAAATCATTAATTAATCATATTTGGCAAAATCGTGCTTTAATTTTATTATCTAGTTATTTAGAACCTGATAAATATCCAGTGGATTATAGTCAATATTTAGGCTTAAAATTAGATGATGTGACGTGCTTAAAATTCTCTCCTGATGGACAAAATCAAAATCTAAACCTCTATTTTCCCAGTAATTTTCCCTTTCCCAATAATCCTCAATTTCAAAGTAAAGTTATCCAAGAAATTTTAGCCTTAGTTAACAGTATAAAAATTAACCATCATCCCATTATTATTATAATAGATGATGTCCCATTACAAGGACAAATTACATCTAATTTAGCAGGTTATTTTGGTTCAAGAGTACAATTAAACTCCTTGAATATAGGAAAAAATAGTATCTTAGTTTGTGATATAAAATTTTGGTTAAATTATCAAGCTCAAATCTTAACTCCCATACTATTAATTTTTGCTACTTTGCCAATTCCTTCCCTAGAAAATCCTTTAATTGCCGCTCAAGTTACCCATTATAAAAATCAGAAAAAAGATTGGTTTCGTCTTTTTCTGTTACCCTCTGCCATAAAAATTTTACAACAATCAACTATGTCTATTAGAAAAAATCAAGGCATAATTGCTTTATTAGATAATCGAGTTAATTATCGTAGTTATGGTATTAATATTTTACGATCGTTAGAACCCTATGCAAAAATTAATTATATCGATATATATTCAGCAGGATAA
- the cbiE gene encoding precorrin-6y C5,15-methyltransferase (decarboxylating) subunit CbiE — MIKVVGIGLEGEKSLTNLVLEIVNQATVLIGGERHLQYFSNHSGIKVKINNLETVIYDIKEYQKQGENIVILASGDPLFFGIGRILLNNFIPDELVFYPHSSCVQLGFNKLKIPWQDAQFISLHGRNIDSLIQPLKKGYEKIGILTDNINNPLIIWQVYQQLKTSIKYDFWLCENLGSQEEKITLIDKNEDIKLETISPLNIVILIKKSEFYRAILDLEKLPIIGLPDNLFKTFPDQPGLMTKKEVRLTILGALSLQENQVIWDIGAGTGSVSIEIARLVKNSQIYAIEKTAMGANLIKQNCHQFQVNNIEIIHDKAENMIENLPNPHRIFIGGSGSNLTFLLNIIETKIYPESKIVIALATIENLHEALQWFKDHNWTYEIIHVQISKSLAIAKNTRFYPLNPVNIITAIKA, encoded by the coding sequence ATGATTAAAGTTGTTGGTATTGGTTTAGAAGGAGAAAAAAGTTTAACTAATTTGGTGTTAGAAATAGTTAATCAAGCCACAGTTTTAATTGGAGGAGAAAGACACTTACAATATTTTTCTAATCACTCTGGAATTAAAGTAAAAATAAATAATTTAGAAACAGTTATTTATGACATTAAAGAATATCAAAAACAAGGAGAAAATATCGTTATTTTAGCATCAGGTGATCCTTTATTTTTTGGTATCGGCAGAATTTTATTAAATAATTTTATTCCTGATGAATTAGTCTTTTATCCCCATAGTAGTTGTGTGCAGTTGGGTTTTAATAAATTAAAAATCCCTTGGCAAGATGCACAATTTATTAGTCTTCATGGTAGGAATATTGACTCTTTAATTCAACCCTTAAAAAAAGGCTATGAAAAAATAGGTATTTTAACAGATAATATCAACAATCCCTTAATTATTTGGCAGGTTTATCAACAGTTAAAAACCAGTATCAAATATGATTTTTGGTTGTGTGAAAATCTTGGTAGTCAAGAGGAGAAAATTACCTTAATAGATAAGAATGAAGATATAAAACTAGAAACAATATCTCCTTTAAATATAGTTATTTTAATCAAAAAATCTGAGTTTTATAGAGCTATTTTAGACTTAGAAAAGTTACCGATAATAGGATTACCAGATAATCTATTTAAAACCTTTCCAGATCAACCCGGTTTAATGACCAAAAAAGAGGTAAGATTAACCATATTAGGGGCATTATCTTTACAAGAAAATCAAGTAATTTGGGATATAGGAGCTGGTACTGGTAGTGTTTCGATCGAGATAGCTAGACTGGTGAAAAATAGTCAAATTTATGCTATAGAAAAAACCGCTATGGGAGCAAATTTAATTAAACAAAACTGTCATCAATTTCAAGTTAATAATATTGAAATAATCCATGATAAAGCAGAAAATATGATTGAAAATTTACCAAATCCTCACCGCATTTTTATCGGCGGAAGTGGAAGTAATTTAACCTTTTTATTAAACATAATCGAAACAAAAATTTATCCTGAAAGTAAAATAGTTATCGCCCTAGCCACGATCGAAAACCTCCATGAAGCCTTACAATGGTTTAAAGATCATAATTGGACTTATGAGATTATTCATGTACAAATATCCAAATCTTTAGCGATTGCTAAAAATACCCGTTTTTATCCCCTTAATCCTGTGAATATTATTACCGCAATAAAAGCATAA
- a CDS encoding DDE-type integrase/transposase/recombinase, which translates to MRNINHDPWDQIKEEIILLCVQWYLTERLSYSQLKTVMQQRGFKLDPRTINNLVTEYSTLAMKRFKETERRRKRGWRIVQIPFKMKGRKKYLYRALDAQGNTLDFIISSKRNKEQAKLFFQKTISKNPQINSNKVLSKKEKASIQKNNIFQKFIIIFVLSSLGIFVFNQVAKYTENNNNILPNNSSQFVN; encoded by the coding sequence ATGAGAAACATAAATCATGATCCTTGGGATCAAATTAAAGAGGAAATAATCCTATTATGTGTTCAGTGGTATCTAACAGAAAGATTAAGCTATTCTCAATTAAAGACGGTGATGCAACAAAGAGGTTTTAAACTTGATCCCCGCACGATTAATAATCTGGTGACAGAATATTCTACCTTAGCAATGAAACGATTTAAAGAAACAGAAAGAAGAAGAAAAAGAGGCTGGAGAATTGTACAAATACCTTTTAAAATGAAAGGCAGAAAAAAATACTTATATCGTGCTTTAGATGCTCAAGGAAATACTTTAGACTTTATCATTAGCAGTAAAAGAAATAAAGAACAAGCTAAACTTTTTTTTCAAAAAACTATTTCAAAAAATCCGCAAATTAATTCTAATAAAGTTTTATCTAAAAAAGAAAAAGCCTCTATTCAAAAAAATAATATATTTCAAAAATTTATCATTATTTTTGTTCTTTCATCTTTAGGTATATTTGTTTTTAATCAAGTAGCTAAATATACGGAAAATAATAATAATATTTTACCCAATAATTCTTCTCAATTCGTTAATTAA